ATTGAAGAATGAGGCCAAGGGCAGGTGCCTAACAGCTAAGGAGCTGTGCTAGAGAAGAGAAGCCAGTCCTGCTCTAGGGAGAAGCTGCCATCTTGAGTTCCATGAATTGGACCCAAAACTTGATTTTGGTTCTGGAATCACAAAGGTTTGCTACAGGAGCAAGCAGGCACCCATAGTACACAGGAGCAAACAGTGTGACTGTTAGGAACTAGCCTAGCTAGGGGAAAAGGTTCAGCTGATGCCATCTAGGTTTTCAGAAGAAACACCTGACCTAGGTAGGCCCAGCAGGCTAGGCCCACTAAGTGTCCACATTTACAACTGAAAGAGACCAGGAAAACTGAAGAACAGGGATGGAGACAGAAGCCAGGGGTGGCAGCCCAAGGGTTTAATTCCAGCTCCTACaaaagtggaggcagaagaatccaGAATTCAGTGGTATATCTCTGCTATGAGATTCAATAAATTAACTCAATTACGTGGGCCTGAGCATGCAACTGAGTTGGCAAAATGCTGGCTCCTCATGCAGGGAGCCCTGGGCTACTGGTGTGTGCTCCAGGTTTAAGTACAGACAAAATTAGGGTGAACACAGGTGATCCTTATTAATTGGCCCTGGTCGAAGTTTCTCTTATTGGTAAAGCTCAGCCTGGGTTGTGTGATGTGATCCAGGTCCTCATCACTGTTGCTGTGGAGAGAATCAAATCTGGCTCTTGGAAGGTGGTCCCTCAAACTCCAGGGTGCAGCCTTATCCTGGAAGGTAATTACCTCATCTGCTGTATGTAGGGGAGGGGCTTCTGTCCTGGGAGGTTTTGTTGTTTCTGGGATCCAAGCTCACTACAAGTTTAGGACAAAGATGTGTATTTATGCTCTGAGCCTCCCCCGAATGGAACAAACAGATGCAAAATGAAGACAGAAGGCAGCTGCCTTTGTCCCTTTGCCTGTCTGTGCTCTCGGGGAGGATTCAGGCCCCTCCACAAAGGCAGCTCCCAATTCCTGGTTTTACTATGAACACttatatttcttgtttgttttgagagagggtcccAAGATGGCCCAgagccttgtactcacagagatcctcctgtctctgcctcccgcgGACTGGGTTTAAatgtgtgggccaccatgcctggctttagctACTGTTTGGATAGTTTAGCAAAGTAACAGATCTAAACAcaaagaggttttatttttatttatttatctattttttggagacagaggcaaaccTGGTCTGCATTGTAAGAATCAAGCGAGCAAGCAAGGAttagtgagaacctgtctaaaaaaaacaaaacaaaacaaaaaaacagagtgaACACTGAAAATTTTTGTAGGCTTGCTTGTTCAGTTTCATAAACttttaataacatttatttacCAAGCATATTTAAGTGTGCCCTTGTACCAGGGTATGTGTTGGTCACAGGACAAAATGTGGTCCCTgggtccaaactcaggtcatcaggcctgacagcaagcaccttttcccTTGAGcagtttgtgttttgagacagactggcctcagattcctCTGTATTTTGGAAGAGGACCTTGATTAGGATGAGTTTGTCTCCACTGTTACCTAACATTAAAAATGTGTCTCATCACCCTGCAGGggttacttttatttcatttgcttgcACACTAAGGTTATCTGTGTTCTGGGTTTTTACTTCCTAAGGTCTTCTGTGgtacatttaattataaaaatgaaaaccaaatgtggtatgatttctttttagaaggcagagagaggtgaaaGTTTAGAGCAAGACTGTCCTTATTTACCTGATTCCAAGAGTTTGGCTGGTGGTTGGGATGTAGGTGCTTCCTAGCTGTAACATAAAACAACCGGCCTACCCCGTGCTACTTGGCTGTAATCCctgcatttaggaggctgaaacAAACAGCATTGTTTCCATTTCAAGGCAAGCCCAGGCTGACTGTGCCGCGGGGAGTCCCAGCCACCCTGCTATTGTAGAGACTGTATTAAAAGATCCAAAGTGAACACAAGCCTTTATGTCAAGCacctggaggcagaggttggtgaatctctgtgaattggaggtcAGCATGATGTACATGGTAAATTTCAGGCCAGCTGAGCTACTAGTGAAAACTtctcacaaaaaagaaaacaaaccatatcaaaacaataacaacaaagcaaagcaatGAAAAGCATGGCCTAGGGACAAAGCTCAGTGTGTAGAGCACCTGCTTAGCCTGCTTGAGGCCCTGAGTGTGATTTCCATCAGGACTTCTGTGGTCTCAGCCCTGTcatgtcagcacttgggaagcagagaggatcATGGGTTACAGGATATTTCATAAGGCAGTGCCACCTCTTGTTTATTATCAGTCTACACCCAGGGCTCTGCCCTTCCCACAATTTGCAGTAGACTGGTGAACACGTGGGCTGTGTGGCCACatgggcagaggaggaagggctCAGTGTTCCAGGCTTGGGAATGACTGGGATGTGTGACATCAGAGTTTAAAGGGAGCCAGGTACTGAGTGGGACCTGGGACCAACTGAAGTAACCTAGTATTACTTATATTCTTTTAAAGGAATTTCTTTCTACTCAaagcaactgtgagctgccagagTCCAGAAGAGCAGCTGTCCACTTGAGCTGTCACGGGCTGCAAGCCCATGCGAAGGACCTCGTTGGAAGCTGGAATTAGAGGCTAAAACCATAAAGGATTTAAGGCTTCTACCACTATAGGTTAACCCAGGCGATAACAGTGAGGTGACAGCTGTTTCAAGGAGGGAACTGCAGGACAATTGAGTCAGCTTGTCCCTGCAGGGCACCCCAGAGCCAAGTGTCAGAAGAAAGCCCACCCGAGTCCAGACCTTTATCCCCAGCCTGATGTCACAGGCATCGAAATTGACCAAACTCCAGGCAGAGACCAAATGTAACATCTGTCTGGATGACCTGAAATACCCAGTCACCACAGAATGCGGACACAACTTCTGTCACACCTGCCTCACATCCTTCTATGAGCAATGGGAAGAATTGTTCCCCTGCCCGGTCTGTCGACACCCATGCAACGTGTGGAATACCTCAAACAATGTCCAGCTTGGGACGATGGTTGAAATGGCCCAGGGCCTGTATAGCTTGACAAGCAGGAACAACAGTCAGGAGACCAGGACTCACTGTGAGTACCACAACCGGGTCCTGACCTTCTTCTGTGAGGATGACCTGCAGCTGCTGTGTGACCGGTGCATCAGGACTGGGAACCGCAACAACCATCAGGTGACCCCCATTGCACAGGCTGCCTCTCATCACAGGAGAAAGCTTCACAGATTGATCAAATCCCTCCAGAAGAAACTAAAAGAGGCTCAAGAGttaaaaactcttcaaataaaaaactCCTGGAAGTTAAGGCATCAGGCAGAAGCCCAGAGGAAAGAACTGACATCTGAATTTCAGCAACTCAGCCAGTTTTTAAATAGGGAACAGaaggcagctttctccaggctaAAGGACGAGGAGCGGGATCTCAAGCAGAAACTGAGCGAAAACATAGCAGCATTTGAGAATCATGTTTCCACAGTCAGAGGGCTCTTTAGCCACGTGGTGGCAGGCAGAGCACACTCGGATGTAGAAATACTGTCGAGAGTCAAGGATTTTTACCAGAAATCTGAGAGTCTTTATACCCCAGACATTATCCCAGCTCAGATAGGAAGAGAAGCCTGCAACTTTCCTCCTCAGTATTCAGCTCTACAGAAACTTATACAGCAATTTACAGTTCAGGTAACTCTAGACCCAGAAACAGCCCATCCAAACCTGCTTGTGTCTGAGGATAGAAAACGTGTCACattgttaaagaaaaaacaagatcATCCGAGGTCTTCAGAAAGTTTTACTGATAGCCCTGTTGTGCTGGGGAATCCGAATTTTA
The sequence above is a segment of the Chionomys nivalis chromosome 20, mChiNiv1.1, whole genome shotgun sequence genome. Coding sequences within it:
- the Trim75 gene encoding tripartite motif-containing protein 75, with product MSQASKLTKLQAETKCNICLDDLKYPVTTECGHNFCHTCLTSFYEQWEELFPCPVCRHPCNVWNTSNNVQLGTMVEMAQGLYSLTSRNNSQETRTHCEYHNRVLTFFCEDDLQLLCDRCIRTGNRNNHQVTPIAQAASHHRRKLHRLIKSLQKKLKEAQELKTLQIKNSWKLRHQAEAQRKELTSEFQQLSQFLNREQKAAFSRLKDEERDLKQKLSENIAAFENHVSTVRGLFSHVVAGRAHSDVEILSRVKDFYQKSESLYTPDIIPAQIGREACNFPPQYSALQKLIQQFTVQVTLDPETAHPNLLVSEDRKRVTLLKKKQDHPRSSESFTDSPVVLGNPNFNSGRHYWEVKVGKKPEWAIGICKANLSPGARRSSSAPEKCWRILWQGDCFVVSGPADPNSKLKVTTPRTIGIFLDYELGEVSFYSMPEKSHIHTFRDTFTEPVCPYFYLRLHSEPLRLCSASDGGRKPTGGLNSDI